A single genomic interval of Nonomuraea rubra harbors:
- a CDS encoding cytidine deaminase: MNPEDSKIITLARAARARNGSAEGAAVRDETGRTYSATNVSLSALTLSAVQVAAAMAISSGAQSLEAVALVSEGDPSPADEAVAAELGAGKLLVAGPDGTLRG, encoded by the coding sequence GTGAATCCTGAAGACAGCAAGATCATCACCCTGGCCCGCGCCGCCAGGGCGCGCAACGGCTCCGCCGAGGGGGCGGCCGTGCGTGACGAGACCGGCCGTACCTACTCCGCGACGAACGTGAGCCTGTCCGCGCTGACGCTGTCGGCCGTGCAGGTGGCCGCGGCGATGGCGATCTCCAGTGGCGCGCAGTCCCTGGAGGCCGTGGCGCTGGTGAGCGAGGGCGACCCGAGCCCCGCCGACGAGGCCGTGGCGGCCGAGCTGGGCGCCGGCAAGCTGCTCGTGGCCGGCCCCGACGGCACCCTGCGAGGCTGA
- the era gene encoding GTPase Era: MTSPDNHRAGFACFVGRPNVGKSTLMNALVGTKVAITSSKPQTTRRVIRGIVHRPDAQLIIVDTPGLHRPRTLLGERLDSLVLSTLTEVDAIGFCVPANEPIGKGDRFIADKLAAVRKTPVIAVVTKCDLASKEQVAEQLLAVSQVAEFAAIVPVSAQSGDQLDVLADVLIEHLPESPPLYEGGQLTDEPEQVLVGELIREAALEGVRDELPHSIAVVVDEMLPREGRDDLLDIYAHMFVERPSQKAIVIGHKGERLREVGTKARKQIEALMGTRVYLDLRISVAKDWQRDPKQLRRLGFYD; encoded by the coding sequence GTGACTTCGCCAGACAACCATCGCGCCGGATTCGCCTGTTTCGTGGGGAGGCCGAACGTCGGCAAGTCCACGCTGATGAACGCCCTGGTCGGTACGAAAGTGGCGATCACCTCGTCCAAGCCGCAGACGACCAGGCGCGTCATCAGAGGCATCGTGCACCGCCCCGACGCCCAGCTCATCATCGTCGACACTCCCGGCCTGCACCGCCCGCGTACGCTGCTGGGCGAGCGGCTCGACAGCCTCGTGCTGTCCACGCTGACCGAGGTCGACGCGATCGGCTTCTGCGTGCCGGCCAACGAGCCCATCGGCAAGGGCGACCGGTTCATCGCCGACAAGCTGGCGGCGGTGAGGAAGACGCCCGTCATCGCCGTGGTGACCAAGTGCGACCTGGCGAGCAAGGAGCAGGTCGCCGAGCAGTTGCTGGCGGTGTCGCAGGTGGCGGAGTTCGCCGCGATCGTGCCGGTGTCGGCGCAGTCGGGCGACCAGCTCGACGTGCTCGCCGACGTGCTGATCGAGCACCTGCCCGAGTCGCCGCCGCTCTACGAGGGCGGCCAGCTCACCGACGAGCCGGAGCAGGTGCTGGTGGGCGAGCTGATCAGGGAGGCGGCGCTGGAGGGCGTACGCGACGAGCTGCCCCACTCCATCGCCGTGGTCGTGGACGAGATGCTGCCCCGCGAGGGGCGCGACGACCTGCTCGACATCTACGCCCACATGTTCGTGGAGCGGCCGTCGCAGAAGGCGATCGTCATCGGGCACAAGGGGGAGCGGCTGCGCGAGGTGGGCACCAAGGCCCGCAAGCAGATCGAGGCGCTGATGGGCACCCGGGTCTACCTCGACCTGCGGATCAGCGTGGCCAAGGACTGGCAGCGCGATCCCAAACAACTGCGTCGGCTCGGGTTCTACGACTGA
- a CDS encoding urease accessory protein UreD: MPARADGRRAMRACAAVATSLAADGRTVVSRLASAPPLTLRQTGPHTVHLVSTAAGPLGGDRLALDLDVAPRTTLELGSVAATLVLPGEGVSELLVTARVGAGATLRFAPEPTVLAAGCDHRLLVRLALEADANVLWREELVFGRHGEAPGRCHARFDATRDGLPLLRQEFTVGDPELDTSPAVYGPARCAGTTFLTAAAKEAAVAEGVAVLPLAAPGTLVSALAADAVQLRARLEWGERTAMAAPRLGDDSVAYGGESPVPGIQ; this comes from the coding sequence ATGCCCGCCCGCGCGGACGGCCGCCGGGCCATGCGGGCCTGCGCCGCCGTCGCGACCAGCCTCGCCGCGGACGGCCGTACCGTGGTCAGCCGCCTGGCCTCGGCGCCGCCGCTGACGCTGCGGCAGACGGGCCCGCACACCGTCCATCTCGTCTCCACCGCCGCGGGCCCGCTCGGCGGCGACCGCCTGGCCCTCGACCTGGACGTCGCCCCGCGCACCACGCTGGAGCTGGGCTCGGTGGCGGCCACGCTGGTCCTGCCCGGCGAGGGCGTGTCCGAGTTGCTGGTCACCGCGCGCGTCGGCGCGGGCGCCACGCTGCGTTTCGCGCCGGAGCCGACGGTGCTGGCCGCCGGCTGCGACCACCGCCTCCTGGTACGCCTCGCGCTGGAGGCGGACGCGAACGTGCTCTGGCGCGAGGAGCTCGTCTTCGGCCGCCACGGCGAGGCCCCGGGCCGCTGCCACGCCCGCTTCGACGCCACCCGCGACGGCCTGCCGCTGCTCAGGCAGGAGTTCACCGTGGGCGACCCGGAGCTGGACACCTCCCCCGCCGTGTACGGCCCGGCCCGCTGCGCCGGCACCACGTTCCTGACGGCGGCGGCGAAGGAGGCGGCGGTGGCCGAGGGGGTCGCGGTGCTCCCGCTGGCCGCCCCCGGCACGCTGGTGTCGGCGCTGGCCGCCGACGCCGTCCAGCTCCGCGCCCGCCTGGAATGGGGTGAGCGCACCGCCATGGCCGCTCCCCGCCTTGGTGACGACTCCGTTGCGTACGGTGGTGAGTCTCCCGTCCCCGGCATACAGTGA
- a CDS encoding hemolysin family protein: MNAWLPLAIVLVVIGGLIASAETALTRISRVRAEEYARDGRRGSARLQAIVNDPPRYLNLLLLLRLSCELVATVIATLLFIDLLHDQGWAYVWAAVVMIVISYVVVGVMPRTLGRQHAEPVALASAPIVYGLTRIFGPLPKLLILLGNALTPGKGFRDGPFTSEAELRDLVDLAEERRVIEPDEREMIHSVFELGDTLVREVMVPRTDMVYIERGKTISQALSLALRSGFSRIPVVGENEDDVIGIAYLKDIARKIHESGEGGGKGTVESIMRPAAYVPESKPIDQLMREMQARQIHMAIVIDEYGGTAGLVTIEDVLEEIVGEITDEYDQEAPRVEPVPDGGLRVTARMPVDELGELFDTEIEVDDVETVGGLLAHALGRVPIAGSQAEVAGLSLTAETLAGRRNRISTVVVRRVTPPEDEVVPAAAERD; the protein is encoded by the coding sequence GTGAACGCCTGGTTGCCGTTGGCCATCGTCCTAGTCGTCATCGGTGGCCTGATCGCCAGCGCGGAAACGGCGCTGACGCGGATCTCCAGGGTGCGCGCCGAGGAGTACGCGCGTGACGGCCGCCGCGGTTCGGCGCGGCTGCAGGCGATCGTGAACGATCCGCCGCGCTACCTGAACCTGCTGCTGCTGCTGCGGCTGAGCTGCGAGCTGGTCGCGACGGTGATCGCGACGCTGCTGTTCATCGATCTCCTGCACGACCAGGGCTGGGCCTACGTGTGGGCGGCGGTCGTGATGATCGTGATCAGTTACGTGGTGGTCGGGGTCATGCCGCGCACGCTGGGCCGCCAGCACGCCGAGCCGGTGGCGCTGGCCAGCGCCCCCATCGTGTACGGCCTGACGCGCATCTTCGGCCCCCTGCCCAAGCTGCTCATCCTCCTCGGCAACGCGCTCACGCCCGGCAAGGGTTTCCGCGACGGCCCGTTCACCTCGGAGGCCGAGCTGCGTGACCTGGTCGACCTGGCCGAGGAGCGCCGGGTGATCGAGCCGGACGAGCGCGAGATGATCCACTCGGTGTTCGAGCTGGGCGACACGCTGGTGCGCGAGGTCATGGTGCCGCGTACCGACATGGTCTACATCGAGCGCGGCAAGACGATCAGCCAGGCGCTGTCGCTGGCGCTGCGCAGCGGCTTCTCCCGCATCCCGGTCGTGGGCGAGAACGAGGACGACGTCATCGGCATCGCCTACCTCAAGGACATCGCCCGCAAGATCCACGAGTCGGGCGAGGGCGGGGGCAAGGGAACGGTCGAGTCGATCATGCGGCCGGCCGCGTACGTGCCGGAGAGCAAGCCGATCGACCAGCTCATGCGGGAGATGCAGGCCCGCCAGATCCACATGGCCATCGTCATCGACGAGTACGGCGGCACCGCCGGTCTGGTCACGATCGAGGACGTGCTGGAGGAGATCGTCGGCGAGATCACCGACGAGTACGACCAGGAGGCGCCCCGCGTGGAGCCGGTGCCCGACGGCGGGCTGCGGGTCACGGCCCGCATGCCGGTGGACGAGCTCGGCGAGCTGTTCGACACCGAGATCGAGGTGGACGACGTCGAGACCGTGGGCGGGCTGCTGGCGCACGCGCTGGGGCGGGTGCCGATCGCCGGGTCGCAGGCGGAGGTGGCAGGGCTGTCACTGACGGCGGAGACGCTGGCGGGGCGGCGCAACCGGATCAGCACGGTGGTGGTGCGGCGGGTCACGCCTCCCGAGGACGAGGTGGTCCCGGCCGCCGCGGAGCGTGACTGA
- a CDS encoding urease subunit alpha: MADISRARYAALYGPTTGDRIRLADTDLFIEVTEDRSMGPAGPGDEAVFGGGKVIRESMGQARTTRAEGAADLVITGAVILDHWGVVKADVGVRDGRISVIGKAGNPDTMDGVDIVIGPSTEVLSGNGKILTAGAVDSHVHLICPQLLDEAIGSGVTTVVGGGTGPVEGTKATTVTGTWYLGRMLESLDAYPLNFALLGKGNTVSTDGLMEQLRAGASGFKLHEDWGTTPAAIDACLSVADAAGVQVTIHTDTLNEAGFVESTLKAIGDRTIHAYHTEGAGGGHAPDIIRVASYPNILPSSTNPTRPHTVNTLDEHLDMLMVCHHLNPSIPEDLAFAESRIRPTTMAAEDVLHDLGAISMIGSDSQAMGRIGETIIRTWQTAHVMKARRGELGPGPADNLRARRYIAKYTICPAIAHGLDAELGSVERGKLADLVLWDPAFFGVKPDLVLKGGVVAWAQMGDANASIPTPQPVLPRPMFGASPVTAAATSLHFVSPLALDSGLADRLSVRRRLAPVADVRRRGKSSMPLNDALPRIEVAPDTFEVRIDGDLVEPAPATTLPLAQRYFLF; encoded by the coding sequence ATGGCTGACATCTCGCGCGCCCGATATGCCGCCCTGTACGGCCCCACGACCGGCGACCGGATCCGCCTGGCCGACACCGACCTGTTCATCGAGGTCACCGAGGACCGGTCCATGGGCCCGGCGGGCCCCGGCGACGAGGCCGTCTTCGGCGGCGGCAAGGTCATCCGCGAGTCCATGGGCCAGGCCAGGACCACCCGCGCGGAAGGGGCCGCCGACCTGGTCATCACCGGCGCCGTGATCCTCGACCACTGGGGCGTGGTCAAGGCCGACGTCGGCGTCCGCGACGGCCGCATCTCGGTCATCGGCAAGGCGGGCAACCCCGACACGATGGACGGCGTGGACATCGTCATCGGCCCGTCCACCGAGGTGCTCTCCGGCAACGGCAAGATCCTCACCGCCGGGGCCGTCGACTCGCACGTCCACCTGATCTGCCCGCAGCTCCTCGACGAGGCCATCGGGTCCGGTGTCACCACGGTGGTCGGGGGCGGCACCGGGCCCGTCGAGGGCACCAAGGCCACCACCGTCACCGGCACCTGGTACCTCGGCAGGATGCTGGAGTCGCTCGACGCGTACCCGCTGAACTTCGCCCTGCTCGGCAAGGGCAACACGGTCAGCACCGACGGGCTCATGGAGCAGCTGCGCGCCGGGGCCTCCGGCTTCAAGCTGCACGAGGACTGGGGCACCACCCCGGCCGCGATCGACGCCTGCCTCAGCGTGGCCGACGCCGCCGGCGTGCAGGTCACGATCCACACCGACACGCTGAACGAGGCCGGCTTCGTCGAGTCGACGCTCAAGGCGATCGGCGACCGGACGATCCACGCGTACCACACGGAGGGGGCGGGCGGCGGGCACGCGCCCGACATCATCCGCGTGGCCTCCTACCCCAACATCCTGCCCTCCTCCACCAACCCGACCAGGCCGCACACCGTCAACACGCTCGACGAGCACCTCGACATGCTGATGGTCTGCCACCACCTCAACCCGTCGATCCCCGAGGACCTGGCCTTCGCCGAGTCGCGCATCCGGCCGACGACCATGGCGGCCGAGGACGTGCTGCACGACCTGGGCGCGATCTCGATGATCGGCTCGGACTCGCAGGCCATGGGGCGGATCGGGGAGACGATCATCCGTACGTGGCAGACGGCGCACGTCATGAAGGCCCGCCGCGGCGAGCTGGGCCCCGGCCCCGCCGACAACCTCCGCGCCCGCCGCTACATCGCGAAATACACCATCTGTCCCGCCATCGCGCACGGCCTGGACGCCGAGCTCGGCTCGGTCGAGCGCGGCAAGCTCGCCGACCTCGTCCTGTGGGACCCGGCCTTCTTCGGCGTCAAGCCCGACCTCGTGCTCAAGGGCGGCGTGGTCGCCTGGGCGCAGATGGGCGACGCCAACGCCTCCATCCCGACCCCGCAGCCGGTGCTGCCCCGCCCCATGTTCGGCGCCTCACCGGTCACCGCCGCGGCCACCTCGCTGCACTTCGTCTCGCCGCTCGCCCTGGACTCCGGGCTCGCCGACCGGCTGTCCGTACGCCGCCGGCTCGCGCCCGTGGCCGACGTACGGCGCCGGGGCAAGTCGTCGATGCCCCTCAACGACGCGCTGCCGCGGATCGAGGTGGCGCCGGACACGTTCGAGGTCCGCATCGACGGCGACCTCGTCGAGCCCGCCCCCGCCACCACCCTCCCCCTCGCCCAGCGTTACTTCCTCTTCTGA
- a CDS encoding urease accessory protein UreF: MHPSLLLLTDSRLPAGGHAHSGGIERAVASGAVHDVPSLSSFLHGRLHTAGAQSAALTAAACAEAARLATPSAAEDEPEPHRWLVLDAEVDARTASPAQRDASRTQGRLLLRVARRVWPSSVLDDLATITPNPHHPMALGAAAHAAGATPEEAALAAAYHAITGPATAAVRLLGLDPVAVHALLATLTPALTAQACRAGASPGWEALPAFSSPALDLLAEQHARAEVRLFIS, encoded by the coding sequence ATGCACCCCTCCCTGCTGCTCCTCACCGACTCCCGCCTCCCGGCCGGCGGCCACGCCCACTCGGGCGGCATCGAACGCGCCGTCGCGTCGGGTGCGGTCCACGACGTCCCCTCCCTGTCCTCCTTCCTCCACGGCCGCCTCCACACCGCCGGCGCCCAGTCAGCGGCCCTCACCGCCGCGGCCTGCGCGGAGGCGGCCCGCCTCGCCACCCCCTCCGCCGCTGAGGACGAGCCGGAGCCACACCGCTGGCTGGTGCTGGACGCCGAGGTGGACGCAAGGACCGCCTCCCCGGCCCAGCGCGACGCCTCCCGCACCCAGGGACGCCTCCTCCTCCGGGTCGCCCGCCGCGTCTGGCCGTCCTCCGTCCTGGACGACCTGGCCACCATCACCCCGAACCCGCACCACCCCATGGCCCTGGGCGCAGCCGCCCACGCAGCCGGCGCCACCCCCGAGGAGGCGGCCCTGGCAGCGGCCTACCACGCGATCACGGGCCCGGCCACGGCGGCGGTCAGGCTCCTGGGCCTGGACCCGGTGGCCGTGCACGCCCTGCTCGCCACCCTCACCCCCGCCCTCACCGCCCAAGCCTGCCGGGCCGGCGCCTCCCCTGGCTGGGAGGCACTGCCCGCCTTCTCGTCACCAGCCCTGGACCTCCTGGCCGAGCAGCACGCGCGAGCCGAGGTCCGGCTGTTCATCTCATGA
- a CDS encoding urease subunit beta: MIPGEYAHPEGTITLNPGRERVTVRVVNTADRPVQVGSHYHFAAANPGLDFDRKAAWGMRLDVPAGTAIRFEPGVERDVTLVPLAGLRVVPGLRPEWAGPLDG; the protein is encoded by the coding sequence GTGATCCCCGGCGAGTACGCGCACCCCGAGGGCACGATCACGCTCAACCCCGGGCGCGAGCGGGTCACCGTGCGCGTGGTCAACACGGCCGACCGGCCGGTGCAGGTGGGCTCGCACTACCACTTCGCCGCCGCCAATCCGGGGCTGGACTTCGACAGGAAGGCCGCCTGGGGGATGCGGCTGGACGTGCCCGCGGGGACCGCGATCAGGTTCGAGCCGGGGGTCGAGCGTGACGTGACGCTGGTGCCGCTGGCCGGCCTGCGCGTGGTGCCCGGCCTGCGGCCGGAGTGGGCGGGTCCGCTCGATGGCTGA
- the ureG gene encoding urease accessory protein UreG, which translates to MGAVHDDHHHAPDGRGRALRLGVGGPVGSGKTALVAALCRTLGPSLSLGVVTNDIYTTEDADFLRRAGVLDQERILAVETGCCPHTAIRDDIAANLDAVETLEYRFGPLDLVIVESGGDNLTATFSRGLADRQIFVLDVSGGDKVPRKGGPGVTTADLLVINKTDLAPMVGADLDVMARDAAAVRGERPVLFTSIRHEPTAATVATWVSEQVHTWSHTHATPVS; encoded by the coding sequence ATGGGAGCCGTTCACGACGACCACCACCACGCCCCCGACGGCCGCGGCCGGGCGCTGCGCCTCGGCGTCGGCGGCCCGGTGGGCAGCGGCAAGACGGCCCTGGTGGCCGCCCTGTGCCGCACGCTGGGCCCGTCGCTGTCCCTGGGCGTGGTGACGAACGACATCTACACCACCGAGGACGCCGACTTCCTGCGCCGCGCCGGCGTGCTGGACCAGGAGCGCATCCTGGCCGTCGAGACCGGCTGCTGCCCCCACACCGCCATCCGCGACGACATCGCCGCGAACCTCGACGCCGTGGAGACCCTGGAGTACCGGTTCGGCCCGCTGGACCTGGTGATCGTGGAGAGCGGCGGCGACAACCTGACGGCCACGTTCAGCCGGGGGCTGGCGGACCGGCAGATCTTCGTGCTGGACGTGTCGGGCGGCGACAAGGTGCCGCGCAAGGGCGGCCCCGGCGTCACGACGGCGGACCTGCTGGTGATCAACAAGACCGACCTGGCCCCGATGGTCGGCGCCGACCTCGACGTGATGGCGCGCGACGCGGCGGCCGTACGCGGCGAGCGCCCGGTCCTGTTCACCTCGATCCGCCATGAGCCCACCGCCGCCACGGTCGCGACCTGGGTCTCCGAGCAGGTGCACACCTGGTCCCACACCCACGCGACCCCCGTCTCGTAA
- a CDS encoding NUDIX domain-containing protein, giving the protein MSPFLAKIREKIGGDLIMLPSVSGFVFDDEGRLLLARHGDVGLWAAPGGGVDPDERPEDAVVRELQEELGIDIEVRGLIGVYGGPEFRTRYPNGHEVGYVIAAYGCALAPGSGLPRPDGVEISDFRWVPEADLPELDTTPWTPGVAPLAFAWWREHAR; this is encoded by the coding sequence ATGTCGCCGTTTCTGGCGAAAATTCGGGAGAAGATCGGCGGCGATCTGATCATGCTGCCGTCCGTGTCGGGGTTCGTGTTCGACGACGAGGGCCGGCTGCTGCTGGCCCGGCACGGCGACGTGGGGCTGTGGGCGGCCCCCGGCGGCGGCGTGGACCCTGACGAGCGGCCCGAGGACGCCGTGGTCAGGGAGCTGCAGGAGGAGCTCGGCATCGACATCGAGGTGCGCGGCCTGATCGGCGTCTACGGCGGGCCCGAGTTCCGCACCCGCTACCCGAACGGGCACGAGGTCGGTTACGTCATCGCCGCCTACGGCTGCGCCCTCGCCCCCGGCTCGGGCCTGCCCAGGCCCGACGGGGTGGAGATCAGCGACTTCCGCTGGGTGCCGGAGGCGGACCTGCCCGAGCTGGACACGACACCCTGGACACCCGGCGTGGCGCCCCTGGCGTTCGCGTGGTGGCGTGAACACGCTCGATGA
- the ybeY gene encoding rRNA maturation RNase YbeY — MSIEINNESGVGVDEESIVALAAHVLGEMGINPLAELSIVVVDEDAMAELHEKWMGEPGPTDVLAFPMDELRPGGGARGESDGPADPALLGDVVLCPQVAARQAEEAGHSTADELELLCTHGILHLLGYDHAEPEEHKEMFGLQSRLLESWQEVRNPR, encoded by the coding sequence ATGAGCATCGAGATCAACAACGAGTCCGGCGTGGGGGTCGACGAGGAGAGCATCGTCGCCCTGGCCGCTCACGTGCTCGGCGAGATGGGCATCAACCCGCTCGCCGAGCTGTCCATCGTGGTCGTCGACGAGGACGCCATGGCGGAGCTGCACGAGAAGTGGATGGGCGAGCCGGGCCCGACCGACGTGCTGGCGTTCCCGATGGACGAGCTGCGTCCCGGCGGCGGCGCGCGCGGCGAGTCCGACGGGCCCGCCGATCCGGCGCTGCTCGGCGACGTCGTGCTCTGCCCGCAGGTCGCGGCCAGGCAGGCGGAGGAGGCGGGCCACAGCACGGCCGACGAGCTCGAGCTGCTGTGCACGCACGGCATCCTGCACCTGCTCGGTTACGACCATGCCGAGCCGGAGGAGCACAAGGAGATGTTCGGCTTGCAGTCCCGGCTCCTCGAGTCGTGGCAGGAGGTGCGCAACCCGCGGTGA
- a CDS encoding protein kinase domain-containing protein, whose amino-acid sequence MANPLRDGDPTHLGPYRLHARLGEGGMGQVFLARSPGGRLVAVKVVRPQLADDTQFRRRFAAEVDAARKVGGFYTAQVVDADTDADPPWLASAYIPGPSLYQAVHDHGPLPPESVAVLGAGLAEGLAAVHACEVVHRDLKPANVILAEDGPRLIDFGIARALDATSHTQTSAVLGTAAYMSPEQAAGQRVGPASDVFSLGCVLAFAATGRSPFGEGPVHAVVFRVVHAEPDLNGLPAPLAGLVAACLAKDPAARPGLEQVLAHLTGLASPGGVPGQGSWLPEALTHVIAQRRTLALTALEQSPGGPDGGGLRTTPPAPLGGDPRTTAPSQPGGPRSAEPSRPGAAQPLLADERRRMRGAGPLHPAAAYQIAVYVMLALFGLISMGVVVHQLAAFDDVGQMRPSDTYWDIDDSNEESSLIMLVAQIVSGVGLVLCWLLWFHRVRAVAERLAPGRLRYRPSMAVYGWFIPIANFWLPKQIADDVWHASSPPGRGGAMAPAGLLHTWWVLWLVTLLTWPLFWLDWTEFLSTESEEIDGETYRAYEYTTEIWGILAVHVLAVPVVIVTAWYVRRLSAMQAAKLG is encoded by the coding sequence ATGGCCAACCCCCTACGCGACGGCGACCCCACCCACCTCGGCCCCTACCGGCTGCACGCCCGGCTGGGCGAGGGCGGCATGGGGCAGGTGTTCCTGGCCCGCTCCCCCGGCGGGCGCCTGGTCGCGGTGAAGGTGGTGCGGCCCCAGCTCGCCGACGACACGCAGTTCCGGCGCCGCTTCGCCGCCGAGGTGGACGCGGCGCGCAAGGTCGGCGGGTTCTACACCGCGCAGGTCGTGGACGCCGACACCGACGCCGACCCGCCGTGGCTGGCCAGCGCCTACATCCCCGGCCCCTCCCTGTACCAGGCCGTCCACGACCACGGGCCGCTCCCGCCGGAGTCGGTCGCGGTGCTGGGAGCCGGGCTGGCCGAAGGGCTGGCCGCCGTGCACGCCTGCGAGGTGGTGCACCGCGACCTCAAACCCGCCAACGTCATCCTCGCCGAGGACGGCCCCCGCCTGATCGACTTCGGCATCGCCCGCGCCCTGGACGCCACCAGCCACACCCAGACCTCCGCCGTGCTCGGCACCGCCGCGTACATGTCGCCGGAACAGGCCGCGGGGCAGCGGGTCGGCCCGGCCTCGGACGTGTTCTCGCTCGGCTGCGTGCTGGCCTTCGCCGCGACCGGCCGCAGCCCCTTCGGCGAGGGGCCCGTCCACGCGGTCGTCTTCCGCGTCGTGCACGCTGAGCCCGACCTGAACGGGCTGCCCGCCCCGCTGGCCGGCCTGGTGGCGGCCTGCCTGGCCAAGGACCCCGCCGCGCGGCCCGGCCTGGAGCAGGTGCTGGCCCACCTCACCGGGCTCGCCTCGCCCGGCGGAGTCCCCGGCCAGGGGTCGTGGCTGCCCGAGGCGCTCACCCACGTCATCGCCCAGCGCCGCACCCTGGCACTGACCGCCCTCGAACAATCGCCGGGGGGCCCGGACGGCGGCGGCCTCCGAACGACGCCGCCGGCACCGCTCGGCGGTGACCCGCGCACGACGGCGCCGTCACAGCCCGGCGGTCCGCGAAGCGCGGAGCCGTCACGGCCCGGGGCAGCGCAGCCCCTGCTGGCCGACGAGCGCCGGCGCATGCGCGGCGCCGGCCCGCTGCACCCGGCCGCCGCCTACCAGATCGCCGTCTACGTGATGCTCGCCCTCTTCGGGCTGATCTCCATGGGTGTCGTGGTCCACCAGCTCGCAGCCTTCGACGACGTGGGGCAGATGCGACCGAGCGATACGTACTGGGACATCGACGACTCCAACGAGGAGAGCAGCCTCATCATGCTGGTGGCCCAGATCGTCTCCGGCGTGGGGCTGGTGCTGTGCTGGCTGCTCTGGTTCCACCGCGTGCGGGCCGTCGCCGAACGGCTCGCGCCCGGCCGGCTGCGCTATCGCCCCTCCATGGCGGTGTACGGCTGGTTCATCCCGATCGCGAACTTCTGGCTGCCCAAGCAGATCGCCGACGACGTCTGGCACGCCTCCAGCCCACCCGGTCGCGGCGGCGCGATGGCGCCGGCCGGTCTCCTGCACACGTGGTGGGTCCTGTGGCTGGTCACCCTCCTGACCTGGCCCCTCTTCTGGCTCGACTGGACGGAGTTTCTCAGCACGGAGAGCGAGGAGATCGACGGGGAGACGTATCGGGCGTACGAGTACACGACAGAGATCTGGGGCATCCTGGCCGTGCACGTCCTGGCCGTACCGGTGGTGATCGTCACCGCCTGGTACGTGCGGCGGCTGAGCGCCATGCAGGCGGCCAAGCTCGGCTGA
- a CDS encoding urease subunit gamma, translated as MRLTSHEQERLLIHVAAGVARERQARGLRLNHPEATAIIASFLMEGARDGRTVSDLMEAGRSVLGRADVMEGVPEMLESVQIEATFPDGTKLVTVHRPIP; from the coding sequence ATGCGGCTTACCTCACACGAGCAGGAGCGGCTGCTCATCCACGTCGCCGCCGGTGTGGCGCGCGAGCGGCAGGCCAGGGGCCTGCGACTCAACCACCCAGAGGCTACCGCCATCATCGCCTCGTTCCTCATGGAGGGGGCCAGGGACGGGCGCACCGTCTCCGACCTGATGGAGGCGGGGCGGTCGGTGCTCGGCCGGGCCGACGTCATGGAGGGCGTGCCGGAGATGCTGGAGAGCGTGCAGATCGAGGCCACGTTCCCCGACGGCACGAAGCTGGTCACCGTCCACAGGCCCATCCCGTGA